In the genome of Phlebotomus papatasi isolate M1 chromosome 2, Ppap_2.1, whole genome shotgun sequence, one region contains:
- the LOC129800905 gene encoding uncharacterized protein LOC129800905 isoform X2 codes for MAPSAGKSVPGTQSLMRSASQDMSSEILIGWPPNNGLKDNQRPPVYNPEDYVQSLKKYSRRPNGGASRSIYDNTEDKINDTIRSNTLPAAVLRSGEYKSPIPTNSDTDSEMTLRQFGSITDLLTKLRADLRAAFPSFVQELVASPLDGVSLLLDVLRAIQLSQTSTASGTVSTPTSQIQRNTQTYQRRALLDELACLQCISLCCARSAEAGIRLGSSPIGLLPLAAAATGQGIRSRILALQLLTTACDPVNSGTKGHCAVSEALATLRLRCGEPVRFRLLVGMLNSGGGSGELQTIGLGFLNTFLESADGVQERVYIQAELHQAGFDPAGMVRNLPTSAPWMEKLRLEVRRWEDGRIDVERLQRQAREAEKMRSQVVILERRVQIVQEEKAVLTSMERRLQERCAELQREVFRLQNAQSSSGSSGSSMVKVTPQSDNKRPIALPRQVPPTPPKTRAGGSSEHEDEGISSSETGQSMSPEPPRVLPANDSQVVEEDNATTIEDVIEELQNIVSDAERDLRRGGTKESEIVPVNLLPQPPRKSRSLAHLIANPSDAEESDYGALTQPPNDGKVTPYCEEEDEAVSRGSPFRGARPGFDNNTNRAILNVIMDAREQEEEGLLRRHQRPPPPPQHFNGVFFMGDMGAKYSKAPPMVGKSKSMDRMQSYGLDTMVDIVVSPEGQKKMADMDMKMRSPIACSLHAPNGFKLKTGHVNAGLYSGSHLVRENMRAHSNQGSRLTDLPSGLY; via the exons ATGGCGCCTAGCGCCGGGAAAAGTGTTCCAGGCACTCAATCTCTCATGAGGTCTGCGTCACAGGACATGTCTTCCGAGATTCTCATCGGATGGCCACCAAATAATGGCTTGAAG GACAATCAGAGACCACCTGTGTACAATCCTGAGGATTATGTGCAGTCTTTGAAAAAATACAGCCGGAGACCCAATGGCGGAGCCTCAAGGTCTATTTATGATAACACTGAGGACAAAATCAATGATACTATTCGGTCAAATACCTTGCCAGCCGCAGTTCTTAGAAGTGGAGAGTACAAAAGTCCCATTCCCACGAATTCGGACACTGATAGCGAGATGACACTGAGGCAATTTGGATCCATTACGGATTTGCTCACAAAACTGCGAGCAGATCTCAGGGCAGCCTTTCCTAG TTTTGTGCAAGAACTAGTGGCTAGTCCTTTGGATGGTGTCAGTCTCCTGTTAGACGTCCTTAGAGCCATTCAACTTAGCCAAACTAGTACTGCAAGTGGAACTGTCTCAACCCCAACGTCCCAAATTCAGCGAAATACGCAAACTTATCAAAGAAGAGCTCTTTTGGATGAATTGGCTTGCTT ACAATGCATCAGTTTATGCTGTGCCCGAAGTGCTGAAGCTGGAATCCGCCTAGGCTCATCGCCGATTGGCCTCCTTCCACTTGCAGCCGCCGCCACAGGTCAAGGCATTCGATCGCGTATCCTTGCCCTTCAACTTCTAACAACAGCCTGCGATCCTGTGAATTCAGGCACAAAAGGACACTGTGCAGTATCTGAAGCCCTGGCAACTTTGAGGCTGCGCTGTGGTGAACCAGTACGTTTCAGACTGCTCGTGGGAATGCTGAATAGTGGTGGAGGAAGTGGTGAGCTGCAAACAATAGGATTGGGTTTCCTCAATACATTCCTAGAGAGTGCAGATGGTGTCCAAGAGCGTGTGTACATTCAAGCAGAACTCCATCAAGCTGGATTTGATCCCGCTGGGATGGTTAGAAATCTTCCGACATCTGCACCCTGGATGGAGAAACTTCGGTTGGAAGTGAGACGCTGGGAAGATGGTCGTATTGATGTTGAACGTCTTCAGAGGCAAGCCCGTGAGGCTGAAAAGATGCGCAGTCAAGTTGTCATCCTTGAACGACGTGTCCAAATTGTTCAGGAGGAGAAAGCTGTGCTCACATCAATGGAAAGACGCCTTCAGGAACGTTGCGCTGAACTCCAGAGGGAAGTTTTTCGTCTGCAAAATGCCCAAAGCAGTTCAGGTAGTTCAGGTAGCTCCATGGTCAAAGTCACTCCTCAAAGTGACAACAAGCGTCCCATTGCCCTTCCACGACAAGTTCCACCGACACCACCCAAAACCCGCGCTGGAGGATCTTCTGAACATGAAGACGAAGGTATAAGTAGTTCAGAAACCGGTCAGTCAATGAGTCCTGAACCACCAAGAGTCCTTCCTGCAAATGACAGTCAAGTGGTGGAAGAAGATAACGCTACGACAATTGAAGATGTAATTGAGGAACTGCAAAATATTGTTAGCGATGCTGAGCGTGACTTACGTCGTGGTGGCACCAAAGAGAGCGAAATTGTTCCGGTAAATTTACTACCGCAACCTCCAAGAAAATCGCGATCTCTAGCACATCTCATAGCGAATCCCAGTGATGCTGAGGAGAGTGACTATGGGGCTCTAACTCAACCGCCAAACGATGGAAAAGTAACACCGTATTGCGAAGAAGAGGACGAAGCTGTAAGCAGAGGATCCCCTTTTCGTGGAGCAAGACCCGGCTTCGATAACAACACAAATCGAGCTATTTTGAATGTTATAATGGACGCACGGGAACAAGAAGAAGAGGGTCTCCTAAGGCGACATCAGAGACCTCCACCGCCTCCACAGCACTTCAATGGGGTGTTTTTTATGGGTGACATGGGTGCTAAGTACTCAAAGGCACCGCCGATGGTGGGGAAGTCCAAAAGTATGGACCGAATGCAGTCCTATGGACTCGATACAATGGTGGACATTGTAGTTTCTCCAGAAGGACAAAAGAAAATGGCTGATATGGACATG aaaatgagAAGTCCAATAGCATGCAGCCTCCATGCACCTAATGGCTTCAAACTCAAGACCGGTCACGTCAACGCAGGTCTCTATTCTGGCTCCCACCTTGTGCGCGAAAACATGCGCGCCCACTCGAACCAAGGTTCGCGGCTCACGGACCTCCCATCGGGTCTCTATTGA